Proteins encoded in a region of the Homo sapiens chromosome 9, GRCh38.p14 Primary Assembly genome:
- the ORM1 gene encoding alpha-1-acid glycoprotein 1 precursor, with product MALSWVLTVLSLLPLLEAQIPLCANLVPVPITNATLDRITGKWFYIASAFRNEEYNKSVQEIQATFFYFTPNKTEDTIFLREYQTRQDQCIYNTTYLNVQRENGTISRYVGGQEHFAHLLILRDTKTYMLAFDVNDEKNWGLSVYADKPETTKEQLGEFYEALDCLRIPKSDVVYTDWKKDKCEPLEKQHEKERKQEEGES from the exons ATGGCGCTGTCCTGGGTTCTTACAGTCCTGAGCCTCCTACCTCTGCTGGAAGCCCAGATCCCATTGTGTGCCAACCTAGTACCGGTGCCCATCACCAACGCCACCCTGGACCGG ATCACTGGCAAGTGGTTTTATATCGCATCGGCCTTTCGAAACGAGGAGTACAATAAGTCGGTTCAGGAGATCCAAGCAACCTTCTTTTACTTCACCCCCAACAAGACAGAGGACACGATCTTTCTCAGAGAGTACCAGACCCG ACAGGACCAGTGCATCTATAACACCACCTACCTGAATGTCCAGCGGGAAAATGGGACCATCTCCAGATACG TGGGAGGCCAAGAGCATTTCGCTCACTTGCTGATCCTCAGGGACACCAAGACCTACATGCTTGCTTTTGACGTGAACGATGAGAAGAACTGGGGGCTGTCTGTCTATG CTGACAAGCCAGAGACGACCAAGGAGCAACTGGGAGAGTTCTACGAAGCTCTCGACTGCTTGCGCATTCCCAAGTCAGATGTCGTGTACACCGATTGGAAAAAG gataagtgtgagccactggagAAGCAGCACGAGAAGGAGAGGAAACAGGAGGAGGGGGAATCCTAG
- the ORM2 gene encoding alpha-1-acid glycoprotein 2 precursor, whose protein sequence is MALSWVLTVLSLLPLLEAQIPLCANLVPVPITNATLDRITGKWFYIASAFRNEEYNKSVQEIQATFFYFTPNKTEDTIFLREYQTRQNQCFYNSSYLNVQRENGTVSRYEGGREHVAHLLFLRDTKTLMFGSYLDDEKNWGLSFYADKPETTKEQLGEFYEALDCLCIPRSDVMYTDWKKDKCEPLEKQHEKERKQEEGES, encoded by the exons ATGGCGCTGTCCTGGGTTCTTACAGTCCTGAGCCTCCTACCTCTGCTGGAAGCCCAGATCCCATTGTGTGCCAACCTAGTACCGGTGCCCATCACCAACGCCACCCTGGACCGG ATCACTGGCAAGTGGTTTTATATCGCATCGGCCTTTCGAAACGAGGAGTACAATAAGTCGGTTCAGGAGATCCAAGCAACCTTCTTTTACTTTACCCCCAACAAGACAGAGGACACGATCTTTCTCAGAGAGTACCAGACCCG CCAGAACCAGTGCTTCTATAACTCCAGTTACCTGAATGTCCAGCGGGAGAATGGGACCGTCTCCAGATACG agGGAGGCCGAGAACATGTTGCTCACCTGCTGTTCCTTAGGGACACCAAGACCTTGATGTTTGGTTCCTACCTGGACGATGAGAAGAACTGGGGGCTGTCTTTCTATG CTGACAAGCCAGAGACGACCAAGGAGCAACTGGGAGAGTTCTACGAAGCTCTCGACTGCTTGTGCATTCCCAGGTCAGATGTCATGTACACCGACTGGAAAAAG gataagtgtgagccactggagAAGCAGCACGAGAAGGAGAGGAAACAGGAGGAGGGGGAATCCTAG